The following proteins are co-located in the Streptomyces sp. NBC_01198 genome:
- a CDS encoding DUF389 domain-containing protein has translation MLHLRLIVPTDLTDEVTKRISAAVGATHLTVIKGAALDPVGDLVTADVAREAADTLLAELRALGIDQSGSISADSVDLLLSSRADAAEEAAPGDGADAVLWASMTELTHEESTLSVTYIAFLTLATMLAAYGVMLDSAILIVGAMAVGPEFGPLAGFCTGLIQRQHRLILRSSTALLVGFPAAMAATGAFSALMDVLGLFSHARFDAPHPATQFIWQPTADSFVVAFLAGIAGMLSLTSAKSGALVGVAISVTTVPAAADAALALSYGAWHEALTSSWQLALNLAGIIVAGSLTLLAQKLFWARRTDRDAISRGRPTEEPLSQPEAAQERR, from the coding sequence GTGCTCCATCTGCGGCTGATCGTCCCGACGGACCTCACCGACGAGGTGACCAAGCGCATATCCGCTGCCGTCGGAGCGACCCACCTGACGGTCATCAAGGGCGCCGCCCTCGATCCGGTCGGAGATCTGGTCACCGCCGACGTCGCCCGCGAGGCCGCCGACACCCTGCTGGCCGAACTACGCGCACTCGGCATCGACCAAAGCGGATCGATCTCCGCCGACTCCGTCGACCTCCTGCTGTCCAGCCGCGCCGACGCCGCGGAGGAGGCCGCCCCCGGTGACGGCGCGGACGCCGTGCTCTGGGCGTCGATGACGGAACTGACCCATGAGGAGTCCACCCTCAGCGTCACCTACATCGCCTTCCTCACGCTGGCCACCATGCTCGCCGCCTACGGGGTGATGCTGGACAGCGCCATCCTGATCGTCGGCGCGATGGCGGTGGGACCGGAGTTCGGACCGCTGGCCGGCTTCTGCACCGGCCTGATCCAGCGGCAACACCGGCTGATACTCCGCTCGTCGACCGCCCTGCTGGTCGGCTTCCCCGCGGCGATGGCGGCGACCGGCGCCTTCAGCGCGCTCATGGACGTCCTCGGACTCTTCAGCCACGCGCGGTTCGACGCCCCCCACCCGGCAACGCAGTTCATCTGGCAGCCGACAGCCGACTCCTTCGTGGTGGCCTTCCTCGCCGGCATCGCCGGCATGCTCTCCCTCACCTCGGCCAAGTCCGGTGCGCTGGTCGGCGTGGCGATCTCGGTGACCACCGTGCCCGCCGCAGCCGACGCCGCTCTTGCCCTGTCCTACGGCGCCTGGCACGAGGCACTCACCTCCAGTTGGCAGCTGGCGCTCAACCTGGCCGGCATCATCGTGGCCGGCAGTCTCACGCTGCTCGCCCAGAAACTGTTCTGGGCCCGTCGCACCGACCGCGACGCCATCTCCCGGGGGCGCCCGACGGAGGAGCCGCTGTCGCAACCGGAGGCGGCGCAGGAACGGCGCTGA
- a CDS encoding ArsB/NhaD family transporter — MNDWHAWAAVAVFAGTYTLIISEKVHRVAAALGGAGLMLLIGATDDTSAFYSVDSGIDWNVIFLLMGMMVIVGVLKRTGLFEYLAIWAVKKARARPFRVMVMLIVITAIASALLDNVTTVLLVAPVTLLVCERLALPAAPFLIAEVFASNIGGTATLVGDPPNIIIGSRAGLTFNDFLVHLAPLAAVLVLVLIALARIMFRASFVYDPERAAQIMALDEREAIRDPRMLVQGLTVLALVIAGFVLHPVLDFAPSIVALLGAGLLVAISAADTNEVLAEVEWPTLAFFAGLFVMIGGLIETGVISRVSDALAGAVGDRELGGSMLMLGASGVLSGVIDNIPYVATMAPVTADLVHHVGGDTDHVMWWALTAGADLGGNATAIGASANVVVLGIAERARQPISFWQFTRYGLIVTAATIAVSALYLWLRYFALA; from the coding sequence ATGAACGACTGGCACGCCTGGGCGGCCGTGGCCGTCTTCGCCGGCACCTACACCCTGATCATCAGCGAGAAGGTGCACCGCGTCGCGGCCGCCCTTGGCGGGGCAGGCCTGATGCTGCTGATCGGCGCCACCGACGACACCTCCGCGTTCTACTCGGTGGACTCCGGTATCGACTGGAACGTCATCTTCCTGCTCATGGGCATGATGGTGATCGTCGGAGTGCTGAAACGCACCGGACTGTTCGAGTACCTGGCGATCTGGGCGGTGAAGAAGGCCCGGGCCCGACCCTTCCGGGTCATGGTGATGCTCATCGTCATCACCGCGATCGCCTCGGCCCTGCTCGACAACGTCACCACTGTCCTGCTGGTCGCCCCCGTGACGCTGCTGGTCTGCGAACGCCTGGCGCTGCCCGCGGCGCCGTTCCTGATCGCGGAAGTGTTCGCCTCCAACATCGGCGGCACAGCCACCCTGGTCGGCGACCCGCCGAACATCATCATCGGCAGCCGGGCCGGCCTGACCTTCAACGACTTCCTGGTCCATCTCGCCCCGCTGGCCGCGGTCCTCGTCCTGGTCCTGATAGCCCTGGCCCGGATCATGTTCCGGGCCTCCTTCGTCTACGACCCCGAGCGTGCGGCGCAGATCATGGCGCTGGACGAACGCGAAGCCATCCGCGATCCCCGCATGCTCGTCCAAGGCCTGACCGTCCTGGCTCTGGTCATCGCCGGGTTCGTGCTGCACCCCGTGCTGGACTTCGCCCCGAGTATCGTCGCCCTGCTCGGCGCGGGCCTGCTCGTCGCGATCTCCGCGGCCGACACCAACGAAGTCCTCGCCGAAGTCGAGTGGCCCACGCTGGCGTTCTTCGCCGGACTGTTCGTCATGATCGGCGGCCTCATCGAGACCGGCGTCATCAGCCGAGTCTCCGACGCTCTCGCCGGCGCGGTCGGCGACAGGGAACTCGGTGGGTCCATGCTGATGCTCGGCGCGTCCGGGGTGCTGTCCGGCGTCATCGACAACATCCCCTACGTCGCCACCATGGCTCCAGTCACCGCCGACCTCGTCCACCACGTCGGCGGGGACACCGACCACGTCATGTGGTGGGCTCTTACCGCAGGAGCCGACCTCGGCGGCAACGCCACCGCCATCGGTGCCTCCGCCAACGTCGTCGTCCTCGGCATCGCCGAACGAGCCCGCCAGCCCATCTCCTTCTGGCAGTTCACCCGCTACGGCCTGATCGTCACCGCAGCCACCATCGCCGTCTCGGCGCTCTACCTGTGGCTGCGCTACTTCGCCCTCGCGTGA
- a CDS encoding tetratricopeptide repeat protein translates to MTRSTRSLSRRPTRRRIMLSAAVTTVLGVGLFLAGGLGLSPWPAAPTDPGSAPPAQAGSPAAGADPLAADITRLQTKAQQNPHDEVTLATLGLDYVQQAKSTADPSYYPKAEAVLKRSLALRTTDNFTAMGGMAALEAGRHQFAQALDWARKAVAVNPYNSALYGTLADAYTQLGRYSEAADAVQRMVDLRPGSPSLSRASYVAELRGDITGARTDMRRALNDAAGPADAAFAHYYLGELAFNNGDPAAELTEAEAGLRTAPTYTSLLQAKAHAEAALGNTTAAITDLDQAVQRVPQPEYVLQLGELYQSLGRNEQAAQQYQVFRAEQQLFASNGVALDSDAALFEADHGNAEQALAIARQGIKTRPFMDTHDALAWALHANGQNRDALTESDQALAQGTRNALFHYHRAMIQQALGNTAAAKNDLTEALAINPHFSPLLAPKARAALSALSGAA, encoded by the coding sequence TTGACCAGATCCACCAGGTCCCTCAGCCGGCGCCCGACGCGCCGACGCATCATGCTGTCCGCCGCCGTCACCACCGTTCTCGGCGTCGGACTGTTCCTCGCCGGGGGACTCGGCCTGTCCCCCTGGCCCGCAGCACCCACCGACCCCGGCTCCGCCCCGCCCGCACAGGCCGGCAGCCCCGCAGCCGGAGCCGACCCGCTCGCCGCCGACATCACCCGCCTCCAGACGAAGGCCCAGCAGAACCCCCACGACGAGGTCACCCTGGCCACCCTCGGACTCGACTACGTCCAGCAGGCCAAATCCACCGCCGACCCGTCGTACTACCCCAAGGCCGAAGCCGTCCTCAAGCGCTCACTGGCCCTCCGGACCACCGACAACTTCACCGCGATGGGCGGCATGGCCGCCCTGGAAGCCGGCCGCCACCAGTTCGCCCAGGCACTGGACTGGGCTCGCAAAGCCGTAGCCGTCAACCCGTACAACTCCGCCCTGTACGGAACCCTCGCCGACGCCTACACCCAACTCGGCCGCTACTCCGAGGCCGCCGACGCCGTCCAGCGCATGGTCGACCTCCGCCCCGGATCACCGTCCCTGTCCCGGGCCTCCTACGTCGCCGAACTACGCGGAGACATCACAGGCGCCCGCACCGACATGCGCCGCGCCCTCAATGACGCCGCCGGACCTGCCGACGCGGCCTTCGCCCACTACTACCTCGGCGAACTCGCCTTCAACAACGGCGACCCCGCCGCCGAACTCACCGAAGCCGAGGCCGGACTGCGCACTGCCCCCACCTACACGTCCCTGCTTCAGGCCAAGGCCCACGCCGAAGCCGCCCTCGGGAACACCACCGCAGCCATCACCGACCTCGACCAGGCCGTGCAGCGCGTCCCCCAGCCCGAGTACGTCCTCCAACTCGGCGAGCTCTACCAGTCCCTCGGCCGCAACGAGCAAGCCGCCCAGCAGTACCAGGTCTTCCGCGCCGAACAGCAGCTCTTCGCCAGCAACGGCGTCGCCCTCGACTCCGACGCCGCCCTCTTCGAAGCCGACCACGGCAATGCCGAACAGGCCCTGGCCATCGCCCGCCAAGGCATCAAGACCAGGCCCTTCATGGACACCCACGACGCCCTGGCCTGGGCCCTCCACGCCAACGGCCAGAACCGCGACGCCCTCACCGAATCCGACCAGGCCCTCGCCCAGGGCACCCGCAACGCCCTGTTCCACTACCACCGCGCCATGATCCAGCAAGCCCTCGGGAACACCGCCGCGGCGAAAAACGACCTCACCGAGGCACTTGCCATCAACCCCCACTTCAGCCCCCTCCTCGCCCCCAAAGCACGCGCCGCTCTGTCCGCCCTGAGCGGAGCCGCATGA
- a CDS encoding TMEM175 family protein, which produces MTQPVHAPGGPEGRATSFGAQRDPSRVLAFSDGVIAISITLLVLEIRPPRDTRHLLEGLGRLWPSYLAYILTFLLIGQVWANHHIMFDHIRSADRVVLFLNTLVLMDIAFLPFAASVLAEAFRDGHGQRTAVVLHGAAFELLAVLFNTIWWWVRRDRWLLNDTIDDAGVTAVTRRFRLALVWLAAGTALGAVIPVLGLASIGAFIVYYWLPVAGEISEAKRRRRRGHRA; this is translated from the coding sequence ATGACACAACCTGTTCACGCACCGGGTGGGCCAGAGGGCAGGGCCACGTCGTTCGGCGCGCAGCGCGACCCCTCCCGGGTGCTCGCGTTCAGCGACGGTGTGATCGCCATCTCCATCACGTTGCTGGTCCTGGAGATCCGGCCGCCGCGGGACACCCGCCACCTGCTGGAGGGCCTTGGCAGGCTCTGGCCGTCCTACCTGGCCTACATCCTCACCTTCCTGCTGATCGGGCAGGTGTGGGCCAACCACCACATCATGTTCGACCATATCCGCAGCGCGGACCGGGTGGTGCTCTTCCTGAACACCCTGGTCCTGATGGACATCGCGTTCCTGCCGTTCGCCGCCTCTGTGCTGGCCGAGGCGTTCCGGGACGGACACGGGCAGCGCACGGCGGTCGTCCTGCACGGGGCGGCCTTCGAACTCCTGGCCGTGCTGTTCAACACGATCTGGTGGTGGGTCCGCCGCGACCGCTGGCTGCTCAACGACACCATCGACGACGCCGGGGTGACAGCCGTCACCCGGCGCTTCCGGCTCGCCCTTGTCTGGCTCGCCGCCGGAACCGCGCTCGGTGCTGTGATTCCGGTGCTCGGCCTGGCCTCCATCGGTGCCTTCATCGTCTACTACTGGCTTCCCGTCGCCGGCGAGATCTCCGAGGCGAAACGCCGGCGCCGGCGCGGACACCGCGCGTGA
- a CDS encoding lactonase family protein: MTSTAFRAAGLLTAALASAVVFAGPASAHSPHGGSTVFVQTDNLQGNSVVAYDQSADGSLVQAGRYPTGGLGGQQPGTGPDHLASQGALTYDRAHHLLFAVNAGSDTLTVFSVDGDRLIRRQTLSCGGSFPVSVAVHGSAVYVLNADGGGSVQGYLSVGGLLVKVPSWHRGLGLPSGTTPGQVGVTPDGGKLVVTTKSGNSIDVFPLGLLGPAAKPVVTSTPGQGPFGFTFDAAGRVVVTESATNSVATFTLDRDAKLTKVSEAPTGQAATCWVIGSGDHFYASNAGSGTLTGLREDQHGSLTGIGNTATAAGTVDAAVTSDGKFLHAQTGAGGGIDSFRINSDGSLTRTGTVTVPNAAGGEGIVAP; encoded by the coding sequence ATGACCTCCACCGCATTCCGCGCCGCGGGCCTCCTGACCGCGGCCCTCGCCTCCGCCGTGGTCTTCGCCGGCCCGGCCAGCGCGCACTCCCCGCACGGCGGCTCGACGGTGTTCGTCCAGACCGACAACCTCCAGGGCAACTCCGTCGTCGCCTACGACCAGTCCGCCGACGGCTCGCTCGTCCAGGCGGGTAGGTATCCCACCGGCGGCCTCGGCGGCCAGCAGCCCGGCACCGGCCCTGACCACCTGGCCTCCCAGGGCGCGCTGACCTACGACCGCGCGCACCACCTGCTGTTCGCGGTGAACGCGGGCAGCGACACCCTGACCGTCTTCTCGGTGGACGGCGACCGTCTCATCCGGCGTCAGACCCTCTCCTGCGGCGGCAGCTTCCCGGTCAGCGTGGCCGTCCACGGCAGTGCCGTCTACGTCCTGAACGCCGATGGCGGCGGCTCCGTCCAGGGCTACCTGAGCGTCGGGGGCCTGCTGGTCAAGGTGCCGTCCTGGCACCGCGGGCTCGGCCTCCCCTCGGGCACCACCCCCGGCCAGGTGGGCGTCACCCCCGACGGCGGCAAGCTCGTCGTCACCACCAAGAGCGGCAACAGCATCGACGTCTTCCCGCTGGGCCTGCTCGGCCCCGCCGCCAAGCCCGTGGTGACCAGCACCCCCGGGCAGGGGCCGTTCGGCTTCACCTTCGACGCCGCCGGCCGGGTGGTCGTCACCGAGAGCGCCACCAACTCCGTGGCCACCTTCACCCTCGACCGCGACGCCAAGCTCACCAAGGTCTCCGAGGCCCCCACCGGCCAGGCCGCCACCTGCTGGGTGATCGGCTCCGGCGACCACTTCTACGCCTCCAACGCCGGCAGCGGCACCCTCACCGGCCTGCGCGAGGACCAGCACGGCTCACTCACGGGCATCGGCAACACCGCCACCGCGGCGGGCACGGTCGACGCGGCGGTCACCTCCGACGGGAAGTTCCTCCACGCCCAGACCGGTGCCGGCGGCGGCATCGACAGCTTCCGGATCAACTCCGACGGCTCCCTGACCAGGACCGGCACCGTGACGGTGCCGAACGCCGCCGGCGGCGAGGGCATCGTCGCCCCCTGA
- a CDS encoding lactonase family protein: protein MKRVPTLSHTAKTAVAVAASMAAFAIPAASANASPAPRTGGSEAGPRGPVFVQTDNTAGNEIVAYRRATDGSLDQQGTFPTGGNGGILDGSVVDHLASQHSLTYDCDHHLLFAVNAGSNTVTVFSVDGDRLHREQVITSGGNFPVSVTVHKDRVYVLNARDGGSIQGYRIAKDKRLQRVAGWNRKLHLDTTTAPEFTHTPAQVSFTPDGTQLVVTTKLGGSSIEVFGLSPAGAPAAHPTVTTEEGKQPFGFTFDGQGRLVITDGVNNSVLTFRLQRDGRIVQLDDAPTGQQATCWVVRAGGHFYASNAGSNTLSGFRQTRRASLEPLGNTPTGTGTVDAAVTPDDHFLYVQTGGVGAVDAFRIGADGSLTPAGTVTVPNAVGGEGIVAL from the coding sequence ATGAAGCGCGTGCCCACGCTGTCCCATACCGCCAAGACCGCCGTCGCAGTGGCGGCCTCCATGGCCGCATTCGCCATTCCGGCCGCGTCCGCGAACGCCTCGCCGGCCCCGCGAACCGGCGGATCCGAGGCCGGCCCCCGCGGCCCGGTGTTCGTCCAGACCGACAACACCGCCGGCAACGAGATCGTCGCCTACCGCCGGGCCACCGACGGCTCCCTCGACCAGCAGGGCACCTTCCCCACCGGAGGCAACGGAGGCATCCTCGACGGCTCGGTCGTCGACCACCTCGCCTCCCAGCACTCCCTCACCTACGACTGCGACCACCACCTGCTCTTCGCGGTCAACGCGGGCAGCAACACCGTCACCGTGTTCTCCGTCGACGGCGACCGGCTCCACCGCGAGCAGGTCATCACCTCCGGCGGGAACTTCCCGGTCAGCGTCACCGTCCACAAGGACCGGGTCTACGTCCTCAACGCCCGTGACGGCGGCTCCATCCAGGGCTACCGGATCGCCAAGGACAAGCGGCTGCAGCGCGTCGCCGGCTGGAACCGCAAGCTCCACCTCGACACCACGACCGCACCGGAATTCACCCACACCCCCGCCCAGGTGTCCTTCACCCCGGACGGAACCCAGCTCGTGGTCACCACGAAACTGGGTGGCAGCAGCATCGAGGTCTTCGGCCTCAGCCCCGCCGGGGCCCCCGCGGCCCACCCCACGGTCACCACCGAAGAGGGCAAGCAGCCCTTCGGCTTCACCTTCGACGGGCAGGGCCGCCTGGTCATCACCGACGGCGTCAACAACAGCGTCCTGACCTTCCGGCTCCAGCGCGACGGCAGGATCGTCCAGCTCGACGACGCTCCCACCGGCCAGCAGGCCACCTGCTGGGTCGTCCGCGCCGGCGGGCACTTCTACGCCTCCAACGCCGGCAGCAACACCCTGTCCGGATTCCGGCAGACCCGCCGCGCGTCCCTGGAGCCGCTGGGCAACACCCCGACCGGAACCGGCACCGTTGACGCGGCCGTCACCCCTGACGACCACTTCCTCTACGTCCAGACCGGCGGGGTCGGCGCGGTCGACGCCTTCCGCATCGGCGCCGACGGATCACTCACCCCCGCGGGTACCGTCACCGTGCCCAACGCGGTCGGTGGCGAGGGAATCGTCGCCCTCTGA
- a CDS encoding HPP family protein, producing MSPRLRTGVRLLVLSASLLVGVGAVGQAVGWMLLTTTLGPTAYLLLAHPQTEAAQIRRSVLGHAGATVCGLACLAVFGLWRHPSIIEQQHDTWRQIGAQALAVGLTLLVLVLLNAHHPPAASTALLIASGVARPGPPLYGMLTGIALIIAAATLLSRVSATATGQDRDE from the coding sequence GTGAGTCCCAGGCTGCGGACGGGGGTACGGCTGCTTGTCCTGTCCGCCTCCCTGCTCGTCGGAGTGGGCGCTGTCGGCCAGGCCGTGGGTTGGATGCTCTTGACCACGACGCTTGGTCCGACGGCATATCTTCTGCTGGCTCATCCGCAGACGGAAGCCGCCCAGATCCGCCGTTCCGTTCTCGGCCATGCCGGTGCCACCGTCTGCGGATTGGCGTGCCTGGCGGTTTTCGGACTCTGGCGGCATCCGTCGATCATCGAACAGCAGCACGACACCTGGCGGCAGATCGGCGCCCAGGCTCTGGCGGTCGGGCTCACGCTCCTCGTGCTTGTTCTCCTCAACGCCCACCATCCGCCGGCAGCGTCAACCGCGTTGCTCATTGCTTCAGGAGTGGCCCGCCCCGGGCCGCCTCTGTACGGCATGCTTACGGGTATCGCACTGATCATTGCCGCAGCCACCCTCTTGTCGCGTGTCTCGGCCACGGCCACTGGGCAGGATCGAGATGAGTAG
- a CDS encoding CBS domain-containing protein, translated as MHARELATEYPTVTLDSDALEAARMLAVQRLPGVLVVDADGGPYAVLPASRLVKLLVPAYVIEDPALAAVIDEQRADRLCQALSGRTVAESLPRERTKPPVADADDTALEVAALMARERSPLVAVVDRRDGDRLLGVITASHPLDRLLEVT; from the coding sequence ATGCACGCTCGTGAACTCGCCACCGAGTATCCCACGGTGACCTTGGACAGTGACGCCCTGGAGGCGGCTCGGATGCTGGCCGTCCAAAGGCTGCCAGGGGTTCTGGTGGTCGACGCGGACGGCGGACCGTACGCGGTGCTGCCCGCCTCCCGGCTCGTGAAGCTGCTGGTGCCCGCCTACGTCATCGAGGACCCCGCGCTCGCCGCGGTGATCGACGAGCAGCGCGCCGACCGGCTCTGCCAGGCCCTGTCGGGCCGGACCGTGGCCGAATCCCTGCCGCGGGAACGGACGAAGCCCCCGGTCGCCGACGCCGACGACACCGCGCTGGAGGTGGCCGCGCTGATGGCCCGCGAACGCAGCCCCTTGGTCGCGGTCGTGGACCGCCGTGACGGTGACCGTCTGCTGGGCGTCATCACCGCCTCCCACCCGCTGGACCGACTTCTTGAGGTGACATGA
- a CDS encoding class F sortase produces the protein MTGNPTAGRPPSAPEGGRPRRVRRLTAAAVVAGLSLAAAGTTALITDRSRPVAHIDIGALPAPGAAGAQHLPGRNAPAARPVRIRIPGIGVDRSLADLGVQSDGHLAAPEDPEQVGWWSDGPRPGDAGAAVIVGHVDSLTGPAAFYGISALRPGDSITVDRADHSHLDFTVQALRQYKKDDFPDNEVYATTGPPELRLITCGGPYDPAEGGYLDNVVVYATLAAPSPPHSSPSPPHTPPRSGN, from the coding sequence GTGACCGGCAACCCCACGGCAGGTCGCCCGCCCTCCGCACCGGAGGGCGGGCGACCGCGGCGCGTCCGCAGGCTCACCGCGGCCGCCGTCGTGGCCGGCCTGAGCCTGGCCGCCGCAGGTACCACCGCGCTGATCACCGACCGCTCCCGCCCGGTGGCACACATAGACATAGGGGCCCTGCCCGCCCCCGGAGCCGCCGGCGCCCAGCACCTCCCCGGCCGTAACGCTCCCGCTGCCCGCCCGGTTCGCATACGCATACCCGGCATCGGCGTGGACCGCTCCCTGGCCGACCTGGGTGTCCAGTCGGACGGCCACCTCGCCGCACCCGAGGACCCCGAACAGGTCGGCTGGTGGAGCGACGGCCCACGCCCCGGCGACGCGGGCGCCGCGGTCATCGTCGGCCACGTCGACTCGCTCACCGGCCCGGCCGCGTTCTACGGCATATCCGCGCTCCGTCCGGGTGACTCCATAACCGTCGACCGCGCCGACCACTCCCACCTCGACTTCACCGTCCAGGCCCTGCGCCAGTACAAGAAGGACGACTTCCCCGACAACGAGGTGTACGCGACCACCGGCCCGCCGGAGCTGCGCCTGATCACCTGCGGCGGCCCCTACGACCCGGCCGAGGGCGGCTACCTCGACAACGTGGTCGTCTACGCCACGCTCGCCGCGCCGAGCCCACCCCACTCGTCCCCATCGCCTCCACATACCCCACCCCGGAGCGGGAATTGA
- a CDS encoding DUF4331 domain-containing protein, giving the protein MPRTRPRRRFPVLPAERVLATTGVLALVSAAALTGLTPGVSSASSHREAPLIAGDPKADNTDVYAFTSPDKPDTVTMVANWIPFEEPNGGPNFYPFANDAHYNIKIDSNGDGKADTTYTWSFTDHIRDAAHQFLYNTGVVNNLDDTTLNFRQTYDLTVTDAHGATRTLLKDAPAAPSNVGKASMPNYASLRKQATLSLPGGGQTLAGQTSDPFFADLRVFDLLYGGNLSETGNNTLAGYNVNTIALQVPKKDLALGGDATRNPVIGVWSTTDRQGAQVSSSMSKGTEGTGSYGNAGPADDGKAPGRDGAGGAGWHQVSRLGNPLVNEVVVPLKYKDAFNTLSPYQDHTVTPVVNAVKDPILPKVVQSIYGIPAPATPRNDLVEIFLTGICKACGPINADLNSQLLNGDVDKNAFTPGEELRLNMSVAPTASPNRLGVLGGDLAGFPNGRRLTDDVLDIELQALEGAAQTGKIVPALAAGDGVNAPYRAPGATFPYVALPSNMSVNQAFSAQPDGGVGAGFGGTAFGGHFPVVAVTAVGGGVLLAGAGVIALRRRRTDRV; this is encoded by the coding sequence ATGCCCCGCACCCGCCCGCGCCGGAGATTCCCGGTCCTCCCGGCCGAACGCGTCCTCGCCACCACCGGCGTCCTCGCCCTGGTGTCCGCCGCAGCCCTCACCGGTCTGACGCCCGGCGTCAGCTCCGCCTCCAGCCACCGCGAGGCGCCGCTGATCGCGGGCGACCCGAAGGCCGACAACACCGACGTCTACGCCTTCACCAGCCCCGACAAGCCCGACACCGTGACGATGGTGGCGAACTGGATCCCCTTCGAGGAGCCCAACGGCGGCCCGAACTTCTACCCGTTCGCCAACGACGCCCACTACAACATCAAGATCGACAGCAACGGTGACGGCAAGGCCGACACCACCTACACCTGGTCCTTCACCGACCACATCCGCGACGCCGCCCACCAGTTCCTCTACAACACCGGCGTCGTCAACAACCTGGACGACACCACCCTGAACTTCCGCCAGACCTACGACCTCACGGTCACCGACGCCCACGGCGCCACCCGCACCCTGCTGAAGGACGCCCCCGCGGCCCCCTCCAACGTCGGCAAGGCGTCGATGCCGAACTACGCGTCGCTGCGCAAACAGGCAACCCTCTCGCTGCCCGGCGGCGGCCAGACACTGGCCGGGCAGACGTCGGACCCGTTCTTCGCGGACCTGCGGGTCTTCGACCTCCTCTACGGCGGCAACCTGTCGGAAACCGGCAACAACACCCTGGCCGGCTACAACGTCAACACCATCGCCCTCCAGGTTCCCAAGAAGGACCTCGCCCTGGGCGGCGACGCGACCCGCAACCCGGTGATCGGCGTGTGGTCCACCACCGACCGCCAGGGCGCGCAGGTCAGCTCCTCGATGAGCAAGGGCACCGAGGGGACCGGCTCCTACGGCAACGCGGGCCCGGCGGACGACGGGAAGGCGCCGGGCAGGGACGGGGCCGGCGGGGCCGGCTGGCACCAGGTCTCCCGCCTGGGCAACCCCCTGGTCAACGAGGTGGTCGTCCCGCTGAAGTACAAGGACGCCTTCAACACCCTCAGCCCCTACCAGGACCACACGGTCACGCCGGTGGTCAACGCGGTCAAGGACCCGATCCTGCCCAAGGTCGTACAGAGCATCTACGGCATCCCGGCCCCCGCGACCCCCCGCAACGACCTCGTGGAGATCTTCCTCACCGGGATCTGCAAGGCCTGCGGCCCGATCAACGCGGACCTCAACTCACAACTGCTGAACGGCGACGTGGACAAGAACGCGTTCACGCCGGGCGAGGAGCTGCGGCTGAACATGTCGGTGGCGCCCACCGCCAGCCCCAACCGCCTCGGCGTCCTCGGCGGCGACCTGGCCGGCTTCCCCAACGGCCGCCGCCTCACCGACGACGTCCTCGACATCGAACTGCAGGCCCTGGAAGGCGCCGCGCAGACCGGCAAGATCGTGCCCGCCCTCGCAGCAGGCGACGGCGTCAACGCCCCCTACCGCGCGCCCGGCGCGACATTCCCCTACGTGGCACTGCCCAGCAACATGTCGGTCAACCAGGCGTTCTCCGCGCAGCCCGACGGCGGCGTCGGAGCGGGCTTCGGCGGCACCGCCTTCGGCGGGCACTTCCCGGTGGTCGCGGTGACCGCTGTCGGTGGCGGGGTCCTGCTGGCCGGGGCGGGAGTCATCGCCCTGCGCCGACGGCGGACCGACCGGGTGTGA